The Staphylococcus saprophyticus subsp. saprophyticus ATCC 15305 = NCTC 7292 genome contains the following window.
TGAATCATTTTGTAGAATATGATACTAAATATCACTGTAATGGAAACAATAGCCAAACACTAAATCTGTATATTTTACGTTTATTAGAACGTAGAGCCTTTGAATATTTTTTATTGTTTCTCTGTCCTTACTATTTCCAACCAACCATTTCGCCCATTTTCGCAATTTAAAAAACAGCTAACTATTTATTTGAATGAGTTGTTAATTTATTTGATTTTGCATATTATTAAATTAACATGAAAACAAGGTGTAACTCATTTCTAAAATTCAATATAAGGGGGAATTTCATATGAATCATTGGATTAACTTTATTATTATGTCATTACTCATACTTATTGTACCGGGGCCTAGTTTTTTTGCAGTTATAAAAAACAGTACACATGGTGGCATTAAAAGCGGTATTTCCACAACATTAGGTATCGCCAGTGCCCATTTAATTTACGCTACATTAGCAACACTTGGGCTTATTTTTATACTCGTAAGTTCACAAACTATATTTTTATTAATCAAAATATTAGGTGCAGCCTACATTATTTATCTTGGTTTGAAAAACATACTGAATGCGCACAAATTTGAGTATGATAAATCAGATGGCTTAAATACAGAAAAACCCGATTTATTTAAGTCATATAAACAAGGATTCATCACTATGATTTTAAATCCAAAAGCAATTCTATTTTATATTAGTATATTACCTCAATTTATAAACCATCAAAGTAACCAAAGTATCCAAGTAGCAATATTTTCAATCCTATTTATAATAACTGTAATCACATGGTTTAGTTTATGTACTTTGGTCTTTAATTACATAAAAATCATCTTTGAAAAACCTAAGGTTAAAATGTGTTTCGATTATATCGTTAGTACAACTTTAATTGCATTATCCCTCAAGATATTAACTACAAAACATTAAATGATTACAATATCGTTTTTGTTAATTACTTTTTGGTTATTGCGAGTCTTATATATAAATAAATGTCTTAGAGTCAAAATAGCTTAACTTATAAACAATTTAAAAACTCATAGTAGATTGTCCACTAAGTATTTTCATATATATGACCACACTATGATTTATGTGTTCAATGAATTACTAAAATATTATAAAACTGCTTGCTTATATAATTTGTTGATATTTTGTGTTGTTTTAATTTGTATGTTGAAAAAAGGGCAACACACATAAGTGTATCGCCCAATTGAGCCCGTTAAAAAGACGGTTCCTGAAATTTATAGTTAAAAAATAACCCTCAACCTGCCAAATAAACCACTACCGTCAAGGTAGACACCTTAAATATAAAATTAATTATTTAGATACGTTCCAGAGTT
Protein-coding sequences here:
- a CDS encoding LysE family translocator, whose protein sequence is MNHWINFIIMSLLILIVPGPSFFAVIKNSTHGGIKSGISTTLGIASAHLIYATLATLGLIFILVSSQTIFLLIKILGAAYIIYLGLKNILNAHKFEYDKSDGLNTEKPDLFKSYKQGFITMILNPKAILFYISILPQFINHQSNQSIQVAIFSILFIITVITWFSLCTLVFNYIKIIFEKPKVKMCFDYIVSTTLIALSLKILTTKH